One Pseudomonas hygromyciniae genomic window, GGACGGCAAGCGCTCGGGGTTGTTCATGGCAGACTCTCCGCGTGCTGTGCCGGCTCGGTCGGCAGGGTGGCCAACTGCACTTCCAGATCGGCCAACGCTTCGCGCCGACGCTCGACGAACTGACGCAGCAGGGCAAGCTGCGCGGCCGCTTCGTCGCCGTCCGCCGCATCCAGCGCCCGGCACAGCCGCGCCAGCGCGTCGAGGCCGATGCCCGCCTCGAAGGCCGCCCGCACGAAGCACAGCCGTTGCAAGGCGGCGTCATCGAACAAGCCGTAGCCGCCTGGTGTGCACGCCACCGGGCGCAGCAATCCGCGCAGCAGGTAGTCGCGCACGATATGCACGCTCACCCCGGCATCAAGAGCCAGCCGGGACACCGTGTAGGCGTTCATTGAACACCTCCTTTTTCTCACCCGGCGCAGCAGGAAAGCTGCTTCACATCCTTGTTGAAGGTCTGCGCCGCGAGCTTCAACCCCTCGACCATCGTCAGGTAGGGGAACAACTGGTCGGCCAGTTCCTGCACCGTCATGCGGTTGCGAATGGCCAGAGCCGCCGTCTGGATCAGTTCACCCGCTTCCGGCGCGACCGCCTGTACGCCGATCAGCCGATGGCTGCCTTCCTCGATAACCAACTTGATGAAGCCGCGTGTGTCGAAGTTGGCGAGCGCACGCGGCACGTTGTCCAAGGTCAAGGTGCGGCTGTCGGTCTCGATCCCGTCGTGGTGGGCTTCCGCCTCGCTGTAGCCCACGGTCGCCACTTGCGGATCGGTGAACACCACGGCCGGCATTGCGGTCAGGTCGAGCGCCGCATCGCCGCCGGTCATGTTGATCGCGGCACGGGTGCCGGCCGCTGCCGCCACATAGACGAACTGCGGCTGGTCGGTGCAGTCGCCGGCCGCGTAGATGTTCGGGTTGCTCGTGCGCATGCCTTGGTCGATGACGATGGCACCTTGCGCATTGACAGTGACCCCCGCTGCGTCCAGCGCGAGGCTGCGCGTGTTCGGTGTCCGACCGGTGGCAACCAGCAGTTTGTCGGCGCGCAATTCACCGTGCGTGGTGGTCAGCACGAATTCACCGTCCAT contains:
- the merD gene encoding mercury resistance co-regulator MerD — its product is MNAYTVSRLALDAGVSVHIVRDYLLRGLLRPVACTPGGYGLFDDAALQRLCFVRAAFEAGIGLDALARLCRALDAADGDEAAAQLALLRQFVERRREALADLEVQLATLPTEPAQHAESLP